The following are from one region of the Variovorax sp. V213 genome:
- the ssb gene encoding single-stranded DNA-binding protein, which yields MASVNKVIVVGNLGRDPEMRTFPSGDQVANVTVATTDRWKDKQSGEMREATEWHRIVFNGRLAEIAGQYLRKGSQVYVEGSLRTRKWTDKDGIEKYTTEIRADQMQMLGSRQGQGAPSGGPEDDGGYSQGGGGGYSQGAGGGGGGGYAPRAPAAAPRAPAAAPRQAPAKSSSGFDDMDDDIPF from the coding sequence ATGGCATCGGTCAATAAAGTCATCGTCGTCGGCAATCTGGGTCGCGATCCCGAAATGCGTACCTTCCCGAGCGGCGACCAGGTCGCGAACGTCACCGTGGCCACCACCGATCGCTGGAAGGACAAGCAAAGCGGCGAAATGCGCGAAGCCACCGAATGGCACCGCATCGTTTTCAACGGCCGCCTGGCCGAAATCGCCGGCCAGTACCTGCGCAAGGGCTCGCAGGTGTATGTCGAAGGCAGCCTGCGCACGCGCAAGTGGACCGACAAGGACGGCATCGAAAAATACACCACCGAAATCCGCGCCGACCAGATGCAGATGCTGGGCAGCCGCCAGGGCCAGGGCGCTCCGTCGGGCGGTCCCGAGGACGACGGCGGCTACTCGCAAGGCGGTGGTGGTGGCTACTCGCAAGGCGCGGGTGGCGGCGGTGGCGGCGGCTACGCCCCCCGTGCGCCGGCCGCGGCACCCCGTGCTCCGGCGGCCGCACCGCGCCAGGCACCGGCCAAGTCGTCGTCGGGCTTCGACGACATGGACGACGATATTCCGTTCTGA
- the uvrA gene encoding excinuclease ABC subunit UvrA — translation MLGCPRTIDPLKSPATENPERDAYLGAVLAQQRISIRGARTHNLKNVDLDIPRNKLVVITGLSGSGKSSLAFDTLYAEGQRRYVESLSAYARQFLQLMDKPDVDVIEGLSPAISIEQKATSHNPRSTVGTVTEIHDYLRLLYARAGTPYCPEHHLPLQAQTVSQMVDATLAIPDEPRLMILAPVAREKKGEFLELFAEMQAAGYVRFRVDGQTYEYNDLPKLKKTEKHDIDVVIDRLRARPDMQQRLAESFEAALRLAEGRAIALELGAEGAADKEHLFNAKFACPICHYSLSELEPRLFSFNSPVGACPSCDGLGHREVFDPARVVAFPSLSLASGAIKGWDRRNGYYFSMIESVAKHYKFDVDAPFESLPASVQQVLLNGSAAEEIKFNYTMESGNFAGKKLTKKHPFEGIIPNMARRYRETDSVMVREDLARFRNLQPCPDCGGSRLRPEARNVFLVDESARPADGGEPPRMAIFELSHLTLRDSLAWFQTLKLRGAKADIADKVVREIGLRLKFLNDVGLNYLSLDRSAETLSGGEAQRIRLASQIGSGLTGVMYVLDEPSIGLHQRDNDRLIGTLKHLRDIGNSVIVVEHDEDMIHAADHVIDMGPGAGIHGGRVMAQGSYAQVAANPDSLTGQYLSGTKKIEVPKHRTAWLPVVKKPAFNEGKKASRFPQSPAAERRAAREAAHLASQTDLQEIRVVGATGNNLKNVSVAFPVGLLTCVTGVSGSGKSTLVNDTLYTAVARTLYRAHEEPAAHESVEGIEYFDKVINVDQSPIGRTPRSNPATYTGLFTPIRELMAETNTARERGYGPGRFSFNVAGGRCEACQGDGVVKVEMHFLPDVYVPCEVCHGQRYNRETLEVLYKGKNIAQILEMTVETAHEFLKAVPTIERKLRTLLDVGLSYIKLGQSATTLSGGEAQRVKLALELSKRDTGRTLYILDEPTTGLHFADIELLLKVLHQLRDAGNTIVVIEHNLDVIKTADWLIDMGPEGGAGGGTVVGEGTPEDIAANEASHTGRYLKRLL, via the coding sequence ATGCTCGGTTGCCCTCGGACGATCGACCCCTTGAAATCCCCCGCCACTGAAAACCCGGAACGCGACGCCTACCTGGGCGCCGTACTCGCGCAGCAGCGCATCAGCATCCGCGGTGCGCGCACGCACAACCTGAAGAACGTCGACCTCGACATCCCGCGCAACAAGCTGGTGGTGATCACCGGCCTGTCGGGCTCGGGCAAGTCGAGCCTGGCCTTCGACACGCTGTACGCCGAAGGCCAGCGCCGCTACGTGGAGAGCCTGTCGGCCTATGCGCGGCAGTTCCTGCAGCTCATGGACAAGCCCGATGTGGACGTGATCGAGGGCCTGTCGCCCGCGATCAGCATCGAGCAGAAGGCGACCAGCCACAACCCGCGCTCCACCGTGGGCACGGTGACCGAGATCCACGACTACCTGCGCCTGCTCTACGCGCGCGCCGGCACGCCCTACTGCCCCGAGCACCACCTGCCGCTGCAGGCGCAGACCGTGTCGCAGATGGTCGATGCGACGCTGGCCATTCCCGACGAGCCGCGCCTGATGATCCTGGCGCCGGTGGCGCGCGAGAAGAAAGGCGAGTTCCTCGAACTCTTCGCCGAGATGCAGGCTGCCGGCTACGTGCGCTTCCGCGTCGATGGGCAAACGTACGAATACAACGACCTGCCGAAGCTCAAGAAGACCGAGAAGCACGACATCGACGTGGTGATCGACCGGCTGCGCGCGCGCCCCGACATGCAGCAGCGCCTGGCCGAGAGCTTCGAAGCGGCATTGCGCCTCGCCGAAGGCCGGGCCATTGCGCTGGAGCTTGGCGCCGAGGGCGCGGCCGACAAGGAACACCTGTTCAACGCCAAGTTCGCCTGCCCGATCTGCCACTACTCGCTGTCGGAGCTGGAGCCGCGCCTGTTCTCGTTCAACTCGCCCGTGGGCGCCTGCCCGAGCTGCGACGGCCTCGGCCACCGCGAGGTGTTCGACCCGGCGCGCGTGGTCGCCTTCCCCTCGCTCTCGCTCGCGAGCGGCGCCATCAAGGGCTGGGACCGCCGCAACGGCTACTACTTCAGCATGATCGAGAGCGTTGCGAAGCACTACAAGTTCGACGTCGACGCGCCCTTCGAATCATTGCCCGCCTCGGTGCAGCAGGTGCTGCTGAACGGGTCGGCGGCCGAAGAGATCAAGTTCAACTACACCATGGAATCGGGCAACTTCGCGGGCAAGAAACTCACGAAGAAGCACCCCTTCGAGGGCATCATTCCGAACATGGCGCGGCGCTACCGCGAGACCGATTCGGTGATGGTGCGCGAAGACCTCGCGCGCTTCCGCAACCTGCAGCCCTGCCCAGACTGCGGCGGCTCGCGCCTCAGGCCCGAGGCGCGCAACGTGTTCCTGGTCGACGAATCGGCCCGCCCGGCCGACGGCGGCGAGCCTCCGCGCATGGCGATCTTCGAGCTCAGCCACCTCACCTTGCGCGATTCGCTCGCCTGGTTCCAGACGCTCAAGCTGCGCGGCGCCAAGGCCGACATCGCCGACAAGGTGGTGCGCGAGATCGGCCTGCGCCTGAAGTTCCTGAACGACGTGGGCCTCAATTACCTGAGCCTGGACCGCAGCGCCGAAACTCTTTCTGGCGGCGAGGCCCAGCGCATCCGGCTCGCCTCGCAGATCGGCTCCGGGCTCACGGGCGTGATGTACGTGCTCGACGAACCCAGCATCGGCCTGCACCAGCGCGACAACGACCGTCTCATCGGCACGCTGAAGCACCTGCGCGACATCGGCAACAGCGTGATCGTGGTCGAGCACGACGAGGACATGATCCACGCCGCCGATCATGTGATCGACATGGGGCCCGGCGCGGGCATCCACGGCGGCCGCGTGATGGCGCAGGGCAGCTATGCCCAGGTGGCGGCCAACCCCGATTCGCTGACCGGCCAGTATCTTTCGGGCACGAAGAAGATCGAAGTGCCCAAGCACCGCACCGCATGGCTGCCGGTCGTGAAGAAGCCCGCCTTCAACGAAGGCAAGAAGGCCTCGCGCTTTCCGCAGAGCCCGGCGGCCGAACGGCGCGCCGCGCGCGAAGCGGCGCACCTGGCTTCGCAGACCGACCTGCAGGAAATCCGCGTGGTCGGCGCCACCGGCAACAACCTGAAGAACGTGAGCGTCGCCTTCCCGGTCGGCCTTCTGACCTGCGTCACGGGCGTCTCGGGCTCCGGCAAGTCGACGCTGGTGAACGACACGCTCTACACCGCCGTGGCGCGCACGCTCTATCGCGCGCACGAAGAACCGGCCGCGCACGAGTCGGTCGAAGGCATCGAGTATTTCGACAAGGTCATCAACGTCGACCAGTCGCCCATCGGCCGCACGCCGCGCAGCAACCCGGCCACCTACACGGGCCTGTTCACGCCGATCCGCGAGCTGATGGCCGAGACCAACACCGCGCGCGAGCGCGGCTACGGCCCGGGCCGCTTCAGCTTCAACGTGGCGGGCGGGCGCTGCGAGGCCTGCCAGGGCGACGGCGTGGTGAAGGTCGAGATGCACTTTCTGCCCGACGTGTACGTGCCCTGCGAGGTGTGCCACGGCCAGCGCTACAACCGCGAGACGCTCGAGGTTCTGTACAAGGGCAAGAACATCGCGCAGATCCTCGAGATGACGGTCGAGACCGCGCACGAGTTCCTGAAGGCCGTGCCGACCATCGAGCGCAAGCTGCGCACGCTGCTCGACGTGGGCCTGTCCTACATCAAGCTCGGCCAGTCGGCCACCACGCTGTCGGGCGGCGAGGCGCAGCGCGTGAAGCTCGCGCTGGAGCTCAGCAAGCGCGACACCGGACGCACGCTCTACATCCTCGACGAGCCGACCACGGGCCTGCACTTTGCCGACATCGAGCTGCTGCTGAAGGTGCTGCACCAGCTGCGCGACGCGGGCAACACCATCGTCGTGATCGAGCACAACCTGGACGTCATCAAGACGGCCGACTGGCTGATCGACATGGGCCCCGAGGGCGGCGCCGGCGGCGGCACGGTGGTGGGAGAAGGCACGCCGGAAGACATCGCTGCGAATGAAGCGAGCCACACAGGGCGCTATCTGAAGCGCTTGCTGTAA
- a CDS encoding ATP-binding protein, whose product MAALFAAPGAGKEPSAIHMTHADWQVEEAPGFREPPLAVQSDALPATWQTAELPLAPPIALLRQAGASASAGPTRITWLRLSPRGLPGTSAPLALYGARIKTDGTIAVYANGRLVHRAQVQGPLWNSTRTPLWIMLPRTPDGEPLREILLRMEHTRGAQVAVSSLWLGPASALEGRHRMRQWLQQDLPAMLSTAFMAVGVFSLFVWFRRSHETGYLLFFNLATTSFLRGLHFYVGVPVANDWFAWLTVNSLFWLVAVVHFALRQLHGRPLRWLSFAVVAWTALIGVLTLPGLAMLKNTPQVTPLIYIGAASMGVAVALVGGISAWRRSSEGRLVAVGIGLCVLLGVSDWLLQNNFISPEGWYLGAYTNAVTFSVFGVLMYRRYVSAIAEVERVNASLAQRLQAREAELERSHQRLREIERLQTISDERQRLMQDMHDGLGSSLISAIRSVEGGGMSGDSVSQLLKGCLDDLKLTIDSMEPLEDDLLLLLATLRYRLGPRLESSGVTLRWNVEELPALDWLDPTSALQILRIVQESIANVLRHTRATEIRVGTVAQESGVRVTIEDNGQGFDVDKAMGAAGGRGMQNQLRRAQAISGAVSWRSGPAGTLFTLWLPLKRERRAAPA is encoded by the coding sequence ATGGCGGCCCTCTTTGCCGCACCCGGTGCCGGGAAAGAGCCCTCGGCCATCCACATGACCCATGCCGACTGGCAGGTGGAAGAGGCGCCGGGCTTCCGCGAACCGCCGCTCGCCGTGCAGAGCGACGCCTTGCCGGCCACCTGGCAAACCGCCGAACTGCCCCTGGCCCCGCCCATCGCCCTGCTGCGCCAGGCCGGCGCCAGCGCATCGGCGGGCCCGACCCGCATCACCTGGCTGCGGCTTTCGCCGCGCGGCTTGCCCGGCACTTCGGCGCCGCTCGCGTTGTATGGCGCACGGATCAAGACGGACGGCACCATTGCCGTCTATGCCAACGGGCGGTTGGTTCATCGCGCGCAGGTGCAGGGTCCGTTGTGGAACAGCACCCGCACGCCGCTGTGGATCATGCTGCCCAGGACGCCCGACGGCGAGCCGCTGCGCGAGATCCTCCTTCGGATGGAGCACACGCGAGGCGCGCAGGTGGCGGTTTCATCGCTCTGGCTGGGACCCGCCAGCGCGCTCGAAGGGCGCCATCGGATGCGGCAGTGGCTGCAGCAGGATCTGCCGGCCATGCTCAGTACGGCCTTCATGGCCGTGGGCGTGTTCTCGCTCTTCGTGTGGTTCAGGCGCAGCCACGAGACGGGCTACCTGCTGTTCTTCAACCTGGCGACCACGTCCTTCCTGCGGGGCCTGCATTTCTATGTCGGCGTTCCGGTTGCCAACGACTGGTTTGCCTGGCTCACGGTCAACTCCTTGTTCTGGCTGGTGGCGGTGGTGCACTTCGCGCTGCGCCAGCTGCATGGCCGTCCGCTCAGGTGGCTGAGCTTCGCGGTGGTGGCATGGACGGCGCTGATTGGCGTGCTGACGCTGCCGGGCCTGGCCATGTTGAAAAACACGCCGCAGGTCACGCCGTTGATCTACATCGGCGCGGCATCGATGGGCGTGGCCGTGGCGCTGGTCGGCGGCATCAGCGCCTGGCGCCGCTCCAGCGAAGGGCGGCTGGTGGCGGTCGGCATCGGCCTGTGCGTGCTGCTGGGCGTGTCCGACTGGCTGCTGCAGAACAACTTCATCAGCCCCGAGGGCTGGTACCTGGGCGCCTACACCAATGCGGTCACTTTCAGCGTCTTCGGGGTACTGATGTACCGGCGCTACGTCAGTGCCATTGCCGAGGTGGAGCGGGTCAATGCCAGCCTGGCGCAGCGCCTGCAGGCCCGCGAGGCCGAACTCGAGCGCAGCCACCAGCGGCTGCGCGAGATCGAAAGGCTGCAGACCATCAGCGACGAGCGCCAGCGCCTGATGCAGGACATGCACGACGGACTCGGCTCCTCGCTGATCAGCGCCATCCGATCGGTGGAGGGCGGCGGCATGAGCGGCGACAGCGTTTCGCAGCTGCTCAAGGGCTGCCTCGACGACCTGAAGCTGACCATCGATTCGATGGAACCCCTCGAAGACGACCTGTTGCTGCTGCTCGCGACGCTGCGCTACCGGCTCGGGCCGCGCCTGGAGAGTTCGGGTGTCACGTTGCGCTGGAACGTGGAGGAGCTTCCGGCACTGGACTGGCTCGACCCCACGAGCGCGCTGCAGATCCTGCGCATCGTGCAGGAGAGCATCGCCAACGTGCTGCGCCATACCCGCGCCACGGAGATCCGGGTGGGCACCGTGGCGCAGGAGTCGGGTGTGCGCGTGACCATCGAGGACAACGGCCAGGGCTTCGATGTCGACAAGGCCATGGGCGCCGCCGGTGGGCGAGGCATGCAGAACCAGCTGCGACGGGCGCAGGCCATCAGCGGCGCGGTCTCGTGGCGTTCGGGGCCGGCGGGCACGCTGTTCACGCTGTGGTTGCCGCTGAAGCGCGAGCGGCGGGCGGCGCCGGCATAG
- a CDS encoding isocitrate lyase/phosphoenolpyruvate mutase family protein, whose protein sequence is MQDAAELFHRLHAGPRPLVLVNAWDAVSARMVERAGAQAIGTTSAGIAWSMGHADGERMPLDELLAACARICRVASLPVTVDIERGFGDSTQAVCDVVRSLVGMGVAGINIEDGVLPGTRQLAPPEILCERIQALRKIDARLFINARTDTYFVANDDPAARYQDTLRRARLYASAGADGIFVPGMASLEEIAGLAAAVPLPLNVYAGHSKAPSVDVLAGAGARRVSLGCGPLQAALGVLGRIAAEAFDSGSNGGFRTMAGEMIPAGEINGLFAVPR, encoded by the coding sequence ATGCAAGATGCCGCAGAACTCTTTCATCGGCTGCACGCCGGCCCGCGCCCCCTGGTGCTGGTGAACGCCTGGGACGCGGTCAGCGCCCGCATGGTCGAGCGTGCGGGGGCGCAAGCCATCGGCACGACCAGCGCCGGCATCGCGTGGTCGATGGGCCATGCGGATGGCGAGCGCATGCCGTTGGACGAACTGCTCGCGGCCTGTGCGCGCATCTGCCGCGTGGCGAGCCTTCCGGTCACCGTCGACATCGAACGCGGTTTCGGCGACAGCACCCAGGCCGTGTGCGATGTCGTGCGTTCGCTGGTCGGCATGGGCGTGGCGGGCATCAACATCGAGGACGGCGTGCTGCCGGGCACGCGCCAGCTCGCGCCGCCCGAAATCCTCTGCGAGCGCATCCAGGCGCTGCGCAAGATCGATGCGCGGCTGTTCATCAATGCGCGCACCGACACCTACTTCGTCGCCAACGACGATCCCGCGGCACGCTACCAGGACACGCTGCGGCGCGCCCGGCTCTACGCGTCGGCGGGCGCCGACGGCATCTTCGTGCCGGGCATGGCAAGCCTGGAGGAGATCGCCGGCCTTGCAGCCGCGGTGCCCTTGCCCCTGAATGTGTATGCCGGCCATTCCAAGGCGCCATCGGTCGATGTGCTCGCCGGTGCCGGCGCGCGGCGCGTCAGCCTGGGCTGCGGGCCCCTGCAGGCGGCGCTCGGCGTGCTCGGCCGCATTGCCGCCGAAGCGTTCGACAGCGGCAGCAACGGCGGCTTCCGCACCATGGCCGGCGAGATGATTCCGGCCGGTGAAATCAATGGGCTTTTCGCCGTGCCACGCTGA
- a CDS encoding chloride channel protein produces the protein MNREPDFFEHLRAELSSGRVWLDRAIVLGYAIAAGLFVVGFTFASDWIFGGFHRFYSAWPWAVLLTTPLLTAGIVWLTLRFFPGAGGSGIPQIKAALNPALPEERRFMFASLRLTIAKIGLGAAGFAAGLSIGREGPSVQVAAGVMQHARRWLSPNTTIDGRALLVAGGAAGIAAAFNAPLAGVVFAIEELSGRLEARSSGLIITAIVLAGLVAVSAFGNLSYFGVIHVPRLGWDALWPGLLVTLLSGAAGGLFARLLIASLTGGAGRFNRWRARFPVRFAACGGLAVAVIGLVTGGVTFGAGSEAVKQMLQGHDELTPLYTALKFIATWLTAWCGVPGGIFAPSLSIGAGIGDAVARLTGSELGPTLIALGMAGFLAAVTQAPLTAFIIVMEMVDGHSMVLSLMAAAMLASLVSRMISRPLYDTLAEHMVGRAIGSTEPVRPAGPEAPAEKPPQPAPSP, from the coding sequence ATGAACCGCGAACCCGATTTTTTCGAGCACCTGCGCGCCGAACTCTCGAGCGGCCGCGTCTGGCTCGACCGGGCGATCGTTCTGGGCTATGCCATAGCGGCTGGGCTCTTCGTGGTGGGCTTCACCTTTGCCAGCGACTGGATCTTCGGCGGGTTCCACCGTTTCTACAGTGCCTGGCCATGGGCCGTGCTGCTCACGACCCCCCTGCTCACGGCGGGCATCGTGTGGCTCACGCTGCGGTTTTTTCCCGGCGCGGGCGGCTCCGGCATTCCGCAGATCAAGGCCGCGCTGAACCCGGCCCTGCCCGAGGAACGGCGCTTCATGTTCGCATCGCTGCGCCTCACGATCGCGAAGATCGGGCTGGGCGCCGCGGGCTTCGCGGCCGGCCTCTCGATCGGGCGCGAGGGCCCTTCCGTGCAGGTGGCGGCCGGCGTGATGCAGCATGCGCGGCGCTGGCTCTCGCCCAACACCACCATCGACGGCCGCGCCCTGCTGGTGGCAGGCGGCGCGGCCGGCATCGCGGCGGCCTTCAATGCCCCGCTGGCGGGCGTCGTCTTTGCCATCGAGGAACTGTCGGGCCGCCTCGAGGCGCGCTCCAGCGGGCTGATCATCACGGCGATCGTGCTGGCGGGCCTGGTGGCGGTCTCGGCCTTCGGCAACCTGAGCTACTTCGGCGTGATCCATGTTCCCCGGCTGGGCTGGGACGCGCTTTGGCCCGGCTTGCTGGTCACGCTGCTGAGTGGCGCGGCTGGCGGACTGTTCGCGCGGCTCCTGATCGCTTCGCTCACCGGCGGGGCCGGACGCTTCAACCGCTGGCGGGCGCGCTTTCCGGTGCGGTTCGCGGCCTGCGGCGGGCTGGCGGTGGCGGTCATCGGGCTCGTTACGGGCGGCGTCACCTTCGGTGCCGGCTCCGAGGCGGTCAAGCAGATGCTGCAGGGCCACGACGAGCTGACACCGCTCTACACCGCGCTGAAGTTCATCGCCACCTGGCTCACCGCCTGGTGCGGCGTGCCGGGCGGCATCTTCGCGCCTTCGCTGTCCATCGGCGCTGGCATCGGCGATGCGGTGGCCCGGCTGACCGGCAGCGAGCTCGGCCCGACGCTCATCGCGCTGGGCATGGCCGGCTTCCTGGCTGCGGTCACGCAGGCGCCGCTCACCGCCTTCATCATCGTCATGGAAATGGTCGACGGCCATTCGATGGTGTTGAGCCTGATGGCGGCGGCCATGCTGGCCAGCCTGGTTTCCCGCATGATCAGCCGCCCGCTCTACGACACGCTGGCCGAGCACATGGTCGGCAGGGCCATCGGCAGCACCGAGCCGGTGCGCCCGGCCGGGCCGGAAGCCCCTGCCGAGAAACCGCCACAACCCGCCCCCTCGCCATGA
- a CDS encoding GntR family transcriptional regulator codes for MNSPNDMSTVLDRNSESPLWAQFRDAIRLQILQGALPIGAKLPSEAELGEQFGISRIVVREALADLVRNNLIYKIKGRGAFVSARERDEDFVSTVLGFSDEMERKGRSVRTQILTQELRAPTEHEAASLGLADDTQVVALKRLRSVDGELRLLVETAVPADLAPGLHRTRLEDRSLYDVLRRQYGLRLVRAERWIDAVLPDAETCKLLDLPQPEPLLRIESIAYGANGRPLEHYRALHRCKTSRLHVQTTT; via the coding sequence GTGAACAGTCCCAACGACATGTCGACCGTGCTCGACCGCAATTCCGAATCACCGCTGTGGGCCCAGTTCCGTGACGCCATTCGCTTGCAGATACTGCAAGGCGCGCTGCCCATCGGTGCCAAGCTGCCTTCCGAGGCGGAGCTGGGCGAACAGTTCGGCATCTCGCGCATCGTGGTGCGGGAAGCCCTGGCCGACCTCGTGCGCAACAACCTCATCTACAAGATCAAGGGCCGTGGCGCCTTTGTCTCGGCACGCGAACGCGACGAGGATTTTGTTTCCACCGTGCTCGGCTTCTCCGACGAGATGGAGCGCAAGGGCCGCTCTGTGCGCACGCAGATCCTCACGCAGGAATTGCGCGCGCCCACCGAGCATGAGGCCGCGTCGCTGGGCTTGGCGGACGACACGCAGGTGGTGGCGCTCAAGCGCCTGCGCAGTGTCGACGGCGAGCTGCGCCTGCTGGTCGAGACCGCGGTGCCGGCGGACCTGGCGCCGGGCCTGCACCGCACGCGCCTGGAAGACCGCTCGCTCTACGACGTGCTGCGCCGGCAATACGGCCTGCGCCTGGTGCGCGCCGAACGCTGGATCGACGCTGTGCTGCCCGATGCCGAAACCTGCAAGCTGCTCGACCTGCCGCAGCCCGAACCGCTGCTGCGCATCGAGTCGATTGCCTACGGTGCCAATGGCCGGCCGCTGGAGCACTACCGCGCGCTGCACCGCTGCAAGACCAGCCGGCTGCACGTGCAGACGACGACCTGA
- a CDS encoding YebC/PmpR family DNA-binding transcriptional regulator, which produces MGAQWKAKHKDLAANAKGRLFGKLAKEIMVAARSGADPASNARLRLVVEQARKVSMPKDTLDRAIKKGAGLTGEAVHFEHVIYEGFAPHQVPVMVECLTDNVNRTAPEMRVLFRKGQLGTSGSVSWDFDHVGMIEAEPSRPDADAEVAAIEAGAQDFEPAGESGATVFLTDPTDLDLVSRALPAQGFTVLSAKLGYKPKNPVDPASLSAEHLEEVEVFLAAIDANDDVQNVFVGLAG; this is translated from the coding sequence ATGGGCGCACAGTGGAAAGCAAAACACAAGGACCTGGCCGCCAATGCCAAGGGCCGCCTGTTCGGAAAACTGGCCAAGGAAATCATGGTCGCCGCGCGCAGCGGTGCCGATCCGGCCTCGAATGCGCGCCTGCGGCTGGTCGTGGAGCAGGCCCGCAAGGTCTCGATGCCCAAGGACACCCTGGACCGCGCCATCAAGAAAGGCGCCGGGCTCACCGGCGAGGCGGTGCACTTCGAACACGTGATCTACGAAGGTTTTGCGCCGCACCAGGTGCCTGTGATGGTCGAATGCCTGACGGACAACGTGAACCGCACCGCGCCTGAAATGCGCGTCCTGTTCCGCAAGGGCCAGCTGGGCACCTCGGGCTCGGTGTCATGGGATTTCGACCACGTCGGCATGATCGAAGCCGAGCCCTCGCGCCCGGACGCCGATGCCGAAGTGGCCGCCATCGAGGCGGGTGCGCAAGACTTCGAGCCGGCCGGTGAAAGCGGCGCCACCGTGTTCCTGACCGACCCCACCGACCTGGACCTGGTGAGCCGCGCGCTGCCGGCCCAGGGCTTCACGGTGCTGTCGGCCAAGTTGGGCTACAAGCCGAAGAACCCGGTCGACCCGGCCAGCCTGAGCGCCGAGCACCTGGAAGAAGTCGAGGTCTTCCTGGCCGCCATCGACGCCAACGACGACGTGCAGAACGTGTTCGTGGGCCTCGCGGGCTGA
- a CDS encoding helicase SNF2: protein MTASKILSAVAVALMAVAGAAHAETYEGVHQLTSAASRADVASQAVVAAHSANPYATGANAGPAQVFVSSTSRDTVRADAVAAARSADPYAEGASSGVAPIVASTVDRATVRAAARAAARGDALPL from the coding sequence ATGACCGCCTCGAAGATCCTCTCCGCCGTTGCTGTTGCCCTGATGGCCGTTGCCGGCGCCGCCCACGCCGAAACCTACGAAGGCGTGCACCAACTGACTTCGGCCGCCAGCCGCGCCGACGTCGCCAGCCAGGCCGTGGTTGCCGCGCACAGCGCCAACCCCTATGCCACCGGCGCCAATGCAGGCCCGGCCCAAGTGTTCGTTTCGTCGACCAGCCGTGACACGGTTCGTGCCGACGCCGTTGCCGCTGCCCGCAGCGCCGACCCGTACGCTGAAGGCGCTTCGTCGGGCGTCGCGCCCATCGTCGCCAGCACGGTCGACCGCGCCACGGTGCGTGCCGCAGCCCGCGCCGCCGCTCGCGGCGACGCACTGCCGCTGTAA
- a CDS encoding DMT family transporter yields MPSFTPRQFVLLVLLTLAWGLNWPVMKLGVADYPPLAFRALSIWLGVPVLGLALVIMKVPFRVPRRAWPELLWLGATNMFIWHACIILAVKALSGGRAAILGYTMPVFSAVIGAVLFSAVLTRRSWIGVGACAVGVGLLLWHELTDLAGRPGYVALALVAAATWALGTQLLRQSRIGLATLTLSFWMTAMTAVVMTVLTLLFERDQWRWPGPVAWGSILYNAVLIFGFAHAAWFYLARGLPPVASTLSVMFIPVLGVFSGAVWLGEVVHWQDWVAVALMMVAIASVLWPSRGVAKA; encoded by the coding sequence ATGCCTTCCTTCACGCCGCGCCAGTTCGTCCTGCTCGTTCTCCTGACCCTTGCATGGGGTCTCAACTGGCCGGTCATGAAGCTCGGCGTGGCGGACTATCCGCCGCTGGCCTTCCGCGCGCTCTCGATCTGGCTCGGCGTGCCGGTGCTGGGCCTCGCGCTGGTGATCATGAAAGTTCCGTTCCGCGTGCCGCGCCGCGCGTGGCCCGAGCTGTTGTGGCTGGGCGCCACCAACATGTTCATCTGGCATGCCTGCATCATCCTTGCAGTGAAGGCACTGTCGGGCGGGCGCGCGGCCATCCTGGGCTACACGATGCCGGTGTTCTCGGCTGTCATCGGCGCGGTGCTGTTCTCGGCCGTGCTCACGCGGCGCTCATGGATCGGCGTGGGCGCTTGCGCAGTCGGCGTCGGGTTGCTGCTGTGGCACGAACTCACCGACCTCGCGGGGCGGCCCGGCTATGTGGCGCTCGCATTGGTGGCGGCTGCGACATGGGCGCTGGGCACGCAGCTGCTGCGCCAATCGCGCATCGGCCTCGCGACGCTCACGCTTTCGTTCTGGATGACGGCGATGACAGCCGTCGTGATGACGGTGCTCACGCTGCTGTTCGAGCGCGACCAGTGGCGGTGGCCAGGTCCGGTGGCCTGGGGTTCGATTCTCTACAACGCCGTGCTGATCTTCGGCTTTGCGCACGCGGCCTGGTTCTACCTGGCGCGCGGCCTGCCGCCGGTGGCCTCGACCCTGAGCGTGATGTTCATCCCGGTGCTCGGCGTGTTCAGCGGCGCAGTGTGGCTCGGCGAAGTCGTGCACTGGCAGGACTGGGTCGCGGTCGCGCTGATGATGGTGGCCATCGCCTCGGTGCTGTGGCCTTCGCGCGGCGTCGCCAAGGCCTGA